In Shewanella sp. VB17, a single genomic region encodes these proteins:
- a CDS encoding DM13 domain-containing protein codes for MKKRITLALFVSHLLVAGSGVMMGIYLLPIITAPMAPDQASLELTVKNRDYTGTFSRDRIDSDFLHWGEGEISISPDNIAFSGELAPGPDYRLYLSPEFVETELDFHRLKSSMILVGAINTFGNFIVPIPNNVDPSQYMSLVVWCESFSQFITSGTYEKIN; via the coding sequence ATGAAAAAACGTATCACCTTGGCTTTATTCGTGTCACATCTGTTGGTTGCTGGGAGTGGGGTTATGATGGGAATATATCTGTTGCCTATTATCACTGCTCCTATGGCACCTGATCAAGCAAGTCTGGAGTTGACGGTGAAAAATCGTGATTATACAGGAACATTTTCGAGGGACAGAATAGACAGTGATTTCTTGCATTGGGGGGAAGGCGAGATATCGATTAGTCCTGATAACATTGCTTTTTCTGGGGAGCTTGCCCCTGGGCCTGATTATCGGCTTTATTTATCACCAGAATTTGTTGAAACAGAATTGGACTTTCATCGACTAAAATCATCAATGATCCTAGTGGGTGCAATTAATACCTTCGGTAATTTTATTGTGCCGATCCCAAATAATGTCGATCCCTCTCAATACATGAGTTTGGTTGTATGGTGTGAATCATTTAGTCAATTCATTACATCGGGAACTTATGAAAAGATAAACTGA
- a CDS encoding multidrug effflux MFS transporter, with product MPTGSYQSPSAAPITCINIAFLIPMLAAIVAITPLAIDMYLPAMATLASSFHSDITLVQQSLSLYLAGYALGMLIFGPLADRMGRRPLVILGLAGFMVVSLLLAFVTNIELFLALRFAQAFIGAAATVVVPGYIKELYGENTAKGMSYVSLIMMLAPLIAPSVGSLILELGEWHLIFFILASYAFLLLVLVCWKLNMPSDNDKSNRSQQSFFGAYAVIFTKPETKLHIASGVLSSFAFFCYLTASPFVYMEVFGLDKSLFALLFSTNVGALMLANVINSRIITRYGSKLMLKMSTLLAIVAGSGLLIVNLFGLSFHYTVAMLIPFMGFLGIMSVNADAIVLMKFKKETGTATAVIIALRFGCGALAGPLLALFYTGTAVPFSALMLSAVVLVGICQFFAANGVHVTEHINR from the coding sequence GTGCCAACAGGATCATATCAATCTCCATCTGCAGCCCCAATAACGTGCATCAATATCGCTTTTTTGATCCCTATGTTAGCTGCAATTGTCGCCATTACCCCTTTAGCTATCGACATGTATCTACCTGCAATGGCCACGTTGGCAAGCAGTTTTCATTCCGACATAACCCTAGTTCAACAATCCTTAAGTCTGTACCTTGCAGGTTATGCGCTGGGAATGCTGATTTTTGGCCCATTAGCCGACAGAATGGGTCGTCGTCCTCTGGTAATATTAGGGTTAGCAGGCTTTATGGTCGTGAGTCTACTCTTAGCCTTCGTCACCAACATTGAACTGTTTTTAGCATTGAGGTTTGCACAAGCCTTTATTGGTGCGGCAGCCACCGTGGTCGTCCCTGGTTATATCAAAGAGCTCTACGGAGAAAACACCGCCAAAGGTATGTCTTATGTTAGTTTAATCATGATGTTAGCTCCTTTAATCGCCCCAAGCGTAGGCAGCCTTATCTTAGAATTAGGTGAATGGCATTTGATCTTTTTCATCCTCGCCAGTTATGCATTTTTGCTGTTAGTCTTGGTCTGCTGGAAGCTCAATATGCCTAGCGATAATGATAAAAGCAACCGCAGCCAACAATCATTTTTCGGTGCTTATGCTGTGATATTCACCAAACCTGAGACTAAATTACACATCGCCAGCGGCGTACTGTCATCATTTGCATTTTTCTGTTATTTAACCGCCTCGCCTTTCGTTTATATGGAAGTTTTTGGTTTAGATAAATCGCTTTTTGCCCTACTGTTCAGCACGAATGTGGGCGCATTAATGCTGGCAAATGTGATAAATAGCCGCATTATCACACGATATGGCTCTAAGTTAATGCTAAAAATGTCAACTCTGTTAGCAATAGTCGCGGGCTCAGGCCTCTTAATAGTGAACCTATTCGGTCTCAGTTTTCATTATACGGTGGCTATGCTTATCCCTTTTATGGGCTTTTTAGGGATCATGTCAGTCAATGCCGATGCGATTGTGTTAATGAAGTTCAAAAAAGAAACGGGGACAGCAACGGCTGTTATTATTGCCCTACGTTTTGGTTGTGGTGCGCTGGCCGGCCCCCTACTTGCGCTATTCTATACTGGCACAGCCGTTCCTTTCTCGGCTTTAATGTTGAGCGCGGTAGTCTTAGTTGGGATCTGCCAATTTTTTGCAGCTAATGGTGTTCATGTGACTGAACACATAAATCGTTAA
- a CDS encoding acetolactate synthase 3 large subunit, whose protein sequence is MEKLSGASMIVRSLIDEGVKHIFGYPGGSVLDIYDALHEKSTIEHILVRHEQAAVHMADGYARSTGEVGVVLVTSGPGATNTITGIATAYMDSIPLVIVSGQVHSHLIGNDAFQECDMIGISRPVVKHSFLVTDPRDIPEILKKAFFIAASGRPGPVVVDVPKDCMDPAILHDYAYPKSISMRSYNPTTSGHKGQIRRGLQALLAAKKPVLYVGGGAVISECDKQILALSEKLNIPVVSTLMGLGAFPGTHSNSIGMLGMHGCYEANMAMHNTDLIFGIGVRFDDRTTNNVDKYCPNATILHIDIDPSSISKTIRVDIPIVGSADNILDEMLAQLNSNGDTIKDATAVDHWWHEINQWRAKKSLAYDTTTDKIKPQQVIETLHKLTNGDAYVASDVGQHQMFAALYYPFDKPRRWINSGGLGTMGFGLPAAMGVKLAQPDATVLCVTGDGSIQMNIQELSTALQYDIPVKIINLNNRFLGMVKQWQDMIYSGRHSHSYMDSVPNFAKIAEAYGHVGITISDPAKLESELERALAMTDKLVFVDINVDQTEHVYPMLIRGGAMNEMWLSKTEKS, encoded by the coding sequence ATGGAGAAGTTATCAGGCGCCAGCATGATCGTCCGCTCACTGATTGACGAAGGCGTAAAACACATATTCGGCTACCCTGGCGGATCTGTGTTAGATATCTATGATGCCCTGCACGAAAAGTCGACCATTGAACATATTTTAGTTCGTCACGAACAAGCAGCCGTGCATATGGCTGACGGGTATGCACGTTCTACAGGTGAAGTAGGCGTCGTATTGGTGACCTCAGGACCTGGTGCGACTAACACAATTACGGGGATTGCGACGGCCTATATGGATTCTATTCCACTGGTCATTGTTTCCGGCCAAGTCCATAGCCACCTCATTGGTAATGATGCGTTCCAAGAATGTGACATGATAGGTATTTCAAGGCCTGTCGTTAAACACAGTTTTCTTGTAACAGATCCCAGAGATATTCCAGAGATCCTAAAAAAAGCCTTCTTTATTGCGGCAAGTGGCAGACCAGGACCTGTGGTGGTTGACGTGCCTAAAGATTGTATGGATCCTGCCATTCTTCATGATTATGCCTACCCTAAAAGCATAAGCATGCGCTCATATAATCCAACGACTTCAGGTCATAAGGGCCAAATCCGCAGAGGTCTACAAGCGCTATTAGCGGCGAAGAAACCAGTACTCTATGTGGGCGGTGGCGCGGTTATCTCCGAATGTGATAAGCAGATCTTAGCCCTATCAGAGAAACTCAATATTCCCGTTGTGAGCACCTTAATGGGTCTCGGCGCCTTTCCCGGCACACACAGCAACAGTATCGGTATGCTTGGTATGCATGGTTGTTATGAAGCCAATATGGCCATGCACAACACTGATTTAATCTTCGGGATCGGAGTGCGTTTTGATGATAGAACCACCAATAATGTCGATAAATATTGCCCTAATGCTACCATCTTACACATTGATATCGATCCCTCTTCGATTTCAAAAACAATTCGAGTTGACATCCCCATTGTAGGCTCAGCAGATAATATCCTTGATGAGATGCTAGCACAATTAAACTCAAACGGTGACACTATCAAAGATGCCACTGCCGTCGATCATTGGTGGCATGAAATTAATCAATGGCGTGCTAAAAAGAGCCTAGCTTACGATACGACAACGGATAAAATAAAACCTCAGCAAGTCATTGAAACATTACATAAACTGACCAATGGTGATGCCTATGTTGCATCCGATGTGGGTCAACATCAAATGTTTGCCGCACTCTATTATCCTTTCGATAAACCCCGTCGCTGGATTAATTCAGGCGGTTTGGGCACCATGGGCTTTGGTCTTCCTGCTGCCATGGGCGTCAAATTAGCACAACCCGATGCAACCGTACTGTGTGTGACTGGTGATGGTTCAATTCAAATGAATATTCAAGAACTGTCAACGGCACTTCAATATGATATTCCAGTTAAAATTATCAACCTTAACAATCGTTTTTTAGGTATGGTCAAGCAATGGCAAGACATGATTTATTCAGGTCGTCATTCACATTCTTATATGGATTCAGTGCCTAATTTTGCCAAAATTGCCGAGGCTTATGGCCATGTGGGGATCACCATTAGCGATCCGGCTAAATTAGAATCGGAACTAGAAAGGGCACTGGCGATGACAGATAAACTGGTATTTGTCGATATTAATGTCGATCAAACAGAACATGTGTACCCTATGCTTATTCGCGGCGGTGCGATGAACGAAATGTGGCTAAGTAAAACGGAGAAAAGCTAA
- the ilvN gene encoding acetolactate synthase small subunit: MRRIISVLLENQPGALSRVVGLFSQRGYNIETLTVAPTDDLTLSRLNITLIADANVLEQIEKQLHKLIDILKVSNITESEHIERELALIKVKAKGNMREEVKRTADIFRAQIVDITAELYTVQLTGPTAKLDAFINAMSEVTKVVEVSRSGVVGLSRGEKAMRA, encoded by the coding sequence ATGCGTCGTATCATATCTGTGTTACTTGAAAACCAACCTGGTGCACTTTCTCGTGTGGTGGGCCTATTTTCTCAGCGTGGTTACAACATCGAAACGTTAACCGTAGCGCCCACCGATGACCTAACTCTCTCGCGTCTCAATATCACCTTGATCGCCGATGCTAATGTGCTCGAACAAATTGAAAAGCAGTTACATAAGTTGATCGATATCTTAAAAGTCTCCAATATTACCGAGTCTGAACATATCGAACGAGAGCTAGCACTGATAAAAGTCAAAGCCAAGGGCAATATGCGCGAAGAAGTAAAACGCACAGCCGATATATTTCGCGCTCAAATTGTCGATATTACCGCCGAGCTTTATACCGTTCAATTAACCGGCCCAACCGCCAAACTCGATGCCTTTATCAATGCGATGAGTGAAGTGACTAAAGTCGTTGAAGTATCACGCTCCGGCGTCGTTGGCCTCAGTCGTGGTGAAAAAGCCATGCGAGCTTAA
- a CDS encoding Hsp20 family protein → MTNYDLAPLYRSAIGFDRLAQLAEHAASNKGNSGYPPYNIELINDTRYRITMAVAGFTMDELDITSEGDKLFVKGTKATQDKTTKYLYQGIAERGFERTFQLADYVTVISADLENGLLNIELQREIPEALKPRKIEIGTSRVIDPES, encoded by the coding sequence ATGACAAATTACGATTTAGCTCCACTTTACCGCAGTGCAATTGGATTTGACCGTTTAGCCCAGCTTGCAGAGCATGCGGCATCAAATAAAGGCAATTCTGGCTATCCACCTTATAATATTGAACTCATTAATGACACGCGTTATCGCATCACCATGGCTGTGGCTGGTTTTACCATGGATGAACTCGACATTACCAGTGAAGGTGATAAGTTATTCGTTAAGGGCACTAAAGCGACACAAGATAAAACGACTAAATACCTGTATCAGGGCATTGCAGAACGTGGTTTTGAACGTACCTTTCAGCTTGCAGATTATGTGACTGTGATTAGCGCTGATCTTGAAAATGGTTTACTTAATATTGAGCTGCAGCGGGAGATCCCAGAAGCACTTAAGCCGAGAAAAATTGAAATAGGCACCTCAAGGGTGATCGATCCTGAGTCGTGA
- the ushA gene encoding bifunctional UDP-sugar hydrolase/5'-nucleotidase UshA — MKNFLLKGLVASAVLAALTGCGSDSDNTPAKPVTCADVGEACTQFTVLHTNDNHGRFWQSKNGEYGMAARKTLIDQIRAEVESNGGQTILLSGGDINTGVPESDLQNAIPDFIGMNLIGYDAMAVGNHEFDNPLSTLEEQRTRAEFPMLAANIYDRASGKRYFDPYKIFNINGLRIAVIGLTTEDTVRIGNPEYISSLIFTDPTTEIQKVIQDIKDANAADLIFATTHMGHYADAQNGSNAPGDVAMARAVTAGDLNAIIGGHSQNPVCMEPGTSNYADFNRGDECTPDKQNGTYIMQAHEWGKYVGRADFEYFNGELHLANYQLIPVNLMAVDEEGRIVLADKNDPLSGTLLPGTTQIEENAGVLAELRTYQEGGQVLLDKILGTTDGELMGLSTTVRHEQTNLGHLIARAQGEYKLVKADFGIMNSGGVRASISAGNITYRDVLTVQPFGNMVAYASMTGTDLIAYLNQVATKTVGSGGYAQLDGIKLSVDCDAKQVTINEIAGETFDINKEYKFSIPSFLANEGSTPGFAGDGYPAIDATSIEIADALVLRDFIEEKVTILVNDFNPVAGDIEYFAAGESLKGCPATAVAK; from the coding sequence ATGAAAAATTTTTTATTGAAAGGACTGGTTGCATCCGCTGTACTGGCAGCATTAACAGGCTGCGGCAGTGATAGTGATAATACCCCAGCTAAACCGGTTACGTGTGCAGATGTAGGAGAGGCCTGTACCCAATTTACTGTGCTGCACACCAACGATAATCATGGCCGTTTTTGGCAAAGTAAGAATGGTGAATATGGCATGGCGGCGCGTAAGACGCTAATTGACCAAATTCGCGCCGAAGTTGAATCCAATGGTGGGCAAACGATTTTATTATCTGGCGGTGATATTAATACCGGCGTGCCTGAATCAGATCTGCAAAATGCCATTCCGGACTTTATTGGCATGAATTTGATTGGTTATGATGCGATGGCGGTTGGAAATCATGAATTTGATAATCCATTATCGACGCTTGAAGAACAGCGTACGCGGGCGGAATTCCCTATGTTGGCGGCCAACATTTATGATAGGGCCTCGGGTAAACGCTACTTTGACCCTTATAAAATATTTAATATCAATGGTCTACGAATAGCGGTTATTGGATTAACCACTGAGGATACCGTGAGGATTGGTAACCCTGAATATATCAGTAGCCTAATATTCACCGATCCTACCACAGAAATCCAAAAAGTGATTCAAGATATAAAAGATGCCAATGCTGCCGACTTAATCTTTGCCACTACCCACATGGGCCATTACGCCGATGCACAAAATGGCAGTAATGCTCCCGGAGATGTCGCCATGGCCCGTGCGGTCACTGCTGGCGATCTTAACGCCATCATTGGTGGTCACTCGCAAAACCCTGTGTGTATGGAGCCAGGTACTAGTAACTATGCCGACTTTAATCGAGGCGATGAGTGTACACCGGATAAGCAAAATGGCACTTATATCATGCAGGCCCATGAATGGGGTAAATATGTTGGCCGCGCCGATTTTGAATACTTTAATGGCGAGCTACACCTAGCCAATTACCAGCTAATTCCGGTGAATTTGATGGCCGTTGATGAAGAGGGTCGTATTGTATTAGCAGATAAGAATGATCCATTATCAGGCACCTTGCTCCCAGGTACTACGCAAATTGAAGAAAACGCTGGAGTGTTAGCTGAGTTGAGGACGTATCAAGAAGGCGGGCAGGTATTACTCGATAAAATTCTAGGTACTACCGATGGCGAGTTAATGGGGCTTTCTACCACGGTTCGTCATGAGCAAACCAATCTAGGTCATTTAATTGCTAGAGCCCAGGGTGAATATAAGCTGGTAAAGGCAGATTTTGGCATCATGAACTCTGGTGGTGTCCGTGCTTCAATTTCAGCGGGTAATATAACTTATCGTGACGTGCTCACTGTACAGCCCTTTGGTAACATGGTGGCCTATGCCAGCATGACGGGCACTGACTTGATTGCATACTTAAATCAAGTGGCGACTAAAACGGTGGGATCTGGCGGGTATGCGCAACTTGATGGGATTAAATTGTCCGTTGATTGTGACGCAAAACAAGTCACCATTAACGAAATAGCGGGTGAAACCTTTGATATTAATAAAGAGTATAAATTTTCGATCCCATCATTCCTTGCTAATGAGGGGAGTACTCCTGGTTTTGCAGGGGATGGTTATCCTGCTATTGACGCAACCTCGATAGAAATTGCCGATGCCTTGGTATTGCGAGATTTTATCGAAGAAAAAGTGACGATTTTAGTTAATGATTTTAATCCTGTTGCCGGTGATATTGAATATTTTGCTGCTGGTGAATCACTCAAAGGCTGTCCTGCAACAGCAGTGGCGAAGTGA
- a CDS encoding alpha/beta hydrolase, with protein MSRASLERITIEPPSLVTACVIWLHGLGDSGAGFAPVVPALGLPQDHGIRFVFPHAPEQAVTINQGYVMRAWYDIKSMDLHNRADMDGVLSTEISVAALIQEQIDSGIPANKIVLAGFSQGGVISLFAGVRYPQPLAGIMALSCYLPTADKLPEGLSEANKTTAILQHHGEQDDVVPVRSGKMANELLKASGYNTQWKTYPMPHSVLPEQLTDIGLWLQTVLN; from the coding sequence ATGTCACGAGCATCATTAGAGCGGATCACAATTGAACCGCCATCGTTAGTTACAGCTTGCGTGATCTGGCTTCATGGGTTAGGGGATTCAGGTGCTGGCTTTGCACCCGTTGTCCCAGCATTGGGTTTACCACAAGATCATGGCATACGGTTTGTTTTTCCTCATGCGCCAGAGCAAGCTGTTACGATCAATCAAGGTTATGTTATGCGCGCTTGGTATGACATAAAAAGCATGGACTTACATAATCGAGCTGATATGGATGGCGTATTAAGCACTGAAATATCAGTGGCTGCACTGATCCAAGAGCAAATTGATTCAGGGATCCCTGCCAATAAAATCGTGCTTGCAGGTTTTAGCCAAGGTGGTGTGATAAGCCTCTTTGCTGGGGTAAGATATCCACAGCCGCTTGCAGGGATCATGGCACTGTCTTGTTATTTACCGACGGCGGATAAGCTTCCAGAAGGATTGAGTGAAGCAAATAAGACAACCGCTATTTTGCAGCACCATGGTGAGCAAGATGATGTAGTGCCAGTTAGATCAGGCAAAATGGCAAACGAGTTACTCAAAGCGAGTGGGTATAACACACAATGGAAAACCTACCCAATGCCCCACAGTGTGCTGCCAGAACAACTGACTGATATTGGATTATGGCTACAAACAGTACTGAATTAA
- a CDS encoding DUF3389 family protein, protein MVINFSQGKIILTPLEIQVKFAASGGGMYAMAEDLKFIDDALMISADAGSVKWNLRVDSIEQLIAIREEFGMSHILKD, encoded by the coding sequence ATGGTGATAAATTTTTCACAAGGGAAGATCATTCTAACGCCACTGGAAATACAGGTAAAGTTTGCCGCATCTGGTGGTGGTATGTATGCCATGGCGGAAGATCTTAAGTTTATTGATGATGCGCTGATGATCAGTGCCGATGCCGGCTCGGTGAAGTGGAATTTACGAGTAGACTCTATTGAACAGCTAATAGCCATCAGAGAAGAGTTTGGCATGAGTCATATTTTAAAGGATTAA
- a CDS encoding peptidylprolyl isomerase, with amino-acid sequence MSIKNDMVVQFNYTLRDEQGEVLETNEGSDPIVYLHGHNNMMPGVEDAIAGKSFGEKFTVTLAPETTYGVRDEAAIQRVSVKHLQGEKVWKAGMHALLNTEQGQRQVTVIKVGKFMATVDVNHPLAGRELSFDLEVIAARDATDEELAHGHAHGKGGHHH; translated from the coding sequence ATGAGCATTAAAAACGACATGGTTGTTCAGTTTAATTACACACTACGTGATGAGCAGGGCGAAGTATTAGAGACAAATGAAGGTTCAGATCCAATCGTCTACCTTCATGGTCACAATAATATGATGCCAGGAGTAGAAGATGCCATTGCAGGCAAATCTTTTGGTGAAAAATTTACTGTCACCCTTGCGCCTGAAACCACTTATGGTGTGCGTGATGAAGCCGCGATTCAGCGCGTATCAGTTAAGCACCTCCAAGGTGAGAAAGTGTGGAAAGCGGGCATGCACGCTTTGTTAAATACAGAGCAAGGTCAGCGTCAAGTGACAGTCATTAAAGTCGGCAAGTTTATGGCGACAGTGGATGTCAATCATCCGTTAGCTGGCCGTGAATTAAGTTTTGATCTTGAAGTGATAGCAGCAAGAGATGCAACAGATGAAGAGTTAGCTCATGGCCATGCCCACGGCAAAGGTGGCCATCATCATTAA
- a CDS encoding lytic murein transglycosylase produces the protein MINKIPLASILLFSSLCTPIVLADDFASCVLELKTIAKKEGLSTDTIENTLGEVNYVARVIELDKKQPEFSQTFDNYFSLRVTDKRIKEGRRLLQEHHELLSKLTEQYGVPAQYLMAFWGLETNFGSYKGKMPVLDSLATLACDPRRSQYFTGELMKALQLKETYQFDASTMVGSWAGAMGHTQFMPSAYADYAVDGDGDGKADLWNSTVDALTSAANFLQQLGWQRNERWGREVTLPKDFSYEYVGKNHEQSLIKWAELGVMKNNGKSLSTPDMSATLYLPAGYQGPAFLGYKNFDVIMRWNRSIFYAIAVGHLADRINGGVSLTVAPPKQDNLSRDRVKSLQAKLNEKGFDVGKPDGILGTNSKLGLRAFQRTVGLVADGFPSEASFDALGVQ, from the coding sequence ATGATTAACAAGATCCCCTTAGCATCCATATTACTTTTTTCTAGTTTGTGCACACCCATAGTGTTAGCTGATGATTTTGCTTCTTGTGTATTAGAGCTAAAGACAATAGCCAAAAAAGAAGGATTATCGACCGATACAATAGAAAATACTTTAGGTGAGGTTAATTATGTTGCTCGGGTGATTGAACTTGATAAAAAGCAACCTGAATTTAGCCAGACCTTTGACAATTATTTTAGTTTACGAGTCACTGATAAGCGCATAAAAGAGGGCCGACGTTTGTTGCAAGAGCACCATGAACTCTTGTCTAAACTGACTGAACAGTATGGCGTTCCAGCACAATATTTAATGGCGTTTTGGGGACTTGAGACTAATTTTGGCTCCTATAAAGGAAAAATGCCAGTACTTGACTCCTTGGCGACATTGGCTTGCGATCCGAGACGAAGCCAGTATTTTACTGGTGAGTTGATGAAAGCACTCCAGTTAAAAGAAACCTATCAATTTGATGCGTCGACAATGGTAGGTTCTTGGGCCGGTGCGATGGGTCATACCCAATTCATGCCATCGGCTTATGCCGATTATGCTGTTGATGGGGATGGAGATGGTAAAGCCGATTTATGGAATAGTACCGTCGACGCTTTGACTTCAGCTGCAAATTTTTTACAGCAACTAGGTTGGCAACGTAATGAGCGTTGGGGTCGTGAAGTCACACTGCCAAAAGATTTTAGTTATGAATATGTAGGCAAAAACCATGAACAATCTTTGATCAAATGGGCAGAGCTCGGCGTGATGAAAAATAACGGTAAATCGCTCTCAACACCTGATATGAGTGCGACTCTCTACCTTCCTGCTGGTTATCAAGGTCCAGCTTTCCTTGGGTACAAAAATTTTGATGTGATCATGCGCTGGAACCGTTCAATTTTCTATGCCATTGCTGTTGGACATTTGGCTGATCGTATCAATGGAGGAGTCAGTTTAACCGTGGCGCCGCCTAAGCAAGATAACTTGAGCAGAGATCGCGTTAAATCATTGCAAGCTAAGCTAAATGAAAAAGGATTTGATGTCGGTAAGCCTGACGGTATTCTAGGAACGAATTCAAAACTGGGATTAAGGGCATTTCAACGTACAGTGGGTTTGGTCGCTGATGGATTTCCAAGTGAAGCGAGCTTTGATGCTCTTGGTGTTCAGTAA